cattcatgtgCCTTTAAAAATCCTATAATATGATGAACTTaacattcaaaacattttatgaaagaaaaaaaatgaagtcttatTTCAGTCAGTGCATCCACAGTTCTCGGCCTCTCACTGGGAAGCTGCAAGATGTCCTTGAATAAGATCCTGAACACGAGACAGAATGATCTCATTAGAACTGCTGCAATTTTCTGGACCATAGGGTGGGTCTATAGTCAGGACCCCAGCCACACACAGAGTTCTTTGTGAATCTCCCTGTTCAGTGATGGGGATGTGGTTCTTCTCGAGCCATTTCTTTAggctgttctttctcttttccagatcCTCAGGGCTGTACGCCTCGCAGTCCCCAGACGTGAACAAGTGCATCagcttctctctcactctgtggcCTCCTTCATTCATAGTTTCAACAGCCTGCACAGCATGTCCCATAATTCCGGTCACAGACATGCTGCCATCTTCAAGGAAGTTCACGAGGACAATACTTTGGAGGAAAAGTAAGTTCAGAGCagatttgcaaaagaaaaacctaaaggCCCATAAAACTATGGAAGAAGCAATGGCATGAGAGGCATCATCAATCAAAGCAGGTCACCAGAATAATAGGGAACATTCTGCCCCATTTAAATTTAATCCTCTCACCACCAAATGTTTTACCTGTTCAATAAGCATTCACTGAGGG
This genomic interval from Equus quagga isolate Etosha38 chromosome 5, UCLA_HA_Equagga_1.0, whole genome shotgun sequence contains the following:
- the GEMIN6 gene encoding gem-associated protein 6 is translated as MNEWMKKGPLEWQDYTYKEVRVTASEKEYKGWVLTTDPVSANIVLVNFLEDGSMSVTGIMGHAVQAVETMNEGGHRVREKLMHLFTSGDCEAYSPEDLEKRKNSLKKWLEKNHIPITEQGDSQRTLCVAGVLTIDPPYGPENCSSSNEIILSRVQDLIQGHLAASQ